A window of Nitrospirota bacterium contains these coding sequences:
- a CDS encoding copper resistance system multicopper oxidase — protein sequence MLRIRFIGLAVLIVIFMVNPIQAKTYNLVIEKQAMNITGHEKMAFTINGSIPGPLLRWREGEEVAINVTNKLDQITSIHWHGILLPSNMDGVPGISFEGIRPGETFTYRFTVKQSGTYWYHSHSETQTQMGFYAPIIIDPAKKEALQSDQEYVVFLSDWTDEDPHQIMAKLKKQSDYYNFQRRTLLDLFHDVGAAKTSGEFWNVFKERLTWGRMRMDPTDISDVTGYTYTFLLNGKIPDQNWTALYKPGERIRLRFINGSAMTYFDVKIPGLKLEVVQADGQNLEPVRVDELRIAVAETYDVIVSPEEDHAYTLFAESIDRSGYARGTLAPRTGMIAPVPKLQSRPILAVADMPGMQKMQHVSMEGMDQKRPEGMEMGSMVPMNHGTMQMDESMNRMDDRGGYKILSYRDLHGILPGYDTRIPKRVETVRLTGNMRRYIWMINDKKFSDADPIKLSYGERVRITFINETMMHHPMHLHGIWMQIENGQGGFAPLKHVVDIPPGKQYSVDITGDTEGEWVLHCHLLYHQEAGMMTKVVVAKGKMEGPK from the coding sequence ATGTTACGAATTAGATTTATCGGTTTAGCGGTATTAATTGTGATATTCATGGTGAATCCAATACAGGCCAAGACGTACAACCTGGTCATAGAGAAACAGGCTATGAACATAACGGGCCATGAAAAAATGGCTTTCACGATCAACGGGTCTATTCCAGGCCCCCTTCTTCGGTGGAGGGAAGGAGAAGAGGTTGCCATAAATGTGACGAATAAACTGGATCAAATCACCTCAATTCATTGGCACGGTATTCTGCTTCCTTCCAATATGGACGGAGTTCCGGGAATCAGCTTCGAAGGCATCCGACCGGGAGAGACCTTCACCTACCGCTTTACCGTGAAACAAAGTGGAACATACTGGTACCACAGTCACTCCGAGACACAAACACAGATGGGATTTTATGCCCCGATCATTATTGATCCGGCTAAGAAGGAAGCGCTGCAATCTGATCAGGAGTACGTCGTTTTTCTCTCAGATTGGACAGACGAAGATCCCCATCAGATTATGGCAAAATTAAAGAAGCAGAGCGACTATTACAACTTTCAGCGACGAACCCTTCTAGACCTCTTTCACGATGTCGGAGCAGCCAAAACTTCCGGGGAATTTTGGAATGTCTTCAAGGAACGACTCACCTGGGGACGTATGCGCATGGATCCAACCGACATTTCCGACGTAACGGGTTATACCTATACATTTTTGCTAAACGGGAAGATCCCGGACCAGAATTGGACAGCCCTCTATAAGCCAGGCGAACGGATTCGCCTCCGATTCATCAATGGCTCAGCGATGACTTACTTTGATGTGAAGATTCCAGGTCTGAAACTTGAAGTGGTACAAGCTGACGGCCAAAATCTGGAACCGGTCCGGGTTGATGAACTTCGAATTGCAGTAGCCGAAACCTATGACGTTATCGTATCTCCCGAAGAAGATCATGCCTATACCCTCTTTGCTGAGTCGATTGATCGGAGTGGATATGCACGTGGCACCCTTGCGCCACGGACTGGAATGATCGCGCCGGTTCCGAAGCTTCAATCGCGGCCGATTCTTGCGGTGGCCGATATGCCTGGAATGCAGAAAATGCAGCATGTCTCGATGGAAGGGATGGACCAGAAGAGACCCGAAGGCATGGAGATGGGTTCAATGGTTCCTATGAATCACGGGACGATGCAGATGGACGAATCGATGAACAGGATGGACGACCGCGGCGGTTACAAAATTTTGTCCTACCGGGATCTCCATGGAATATTGCCCGGGTACGATACCCGTATTCCGAAACGAGTTGAAACCGTTCGACTGACCGGGAATATGCGACGCTACATCTGGATGATCAATGACAAGAAATTCTCCGATGCCGATCCCATCAAGCTTAGTTATGGAGAGCGGGTTCGGATAACGTTTATCAATGAAACCATGATGCATCATCCCATGCACCTCCATGGGATCTGGATGCAGATAGAAAATGGTCAGGGCGGGTTTGCGCCTTTGAAGCATGTTGTGGACATTCCCCCGGGAAAGCAATATTCAGTCGATATTACTGGAGATACCGAGGGGGAATGGGTTCTTCACTGTCATTTGCTTTATCACCAGGAGGCCGGGATGATGACCAAAGTTGTCGTGGCAAAAGGGAAAATGGAGGGCCCAAAATGA
- a CDS encoding DUF2231 domain-containing protein, with protein MESLLPGISSIQNIHPMFVHFPVAFFLGALAMEGLALIWRAKYHDVASRMLYLGTILAVVTLPTGFLAMNKVAVSDPRGHDAPGHDFIHIHGNWMVSVTVVSILLSAYLFWVDKKQKQAGFRFGFFLGLLLLSILLTFGADRGARLVYEFGTGINPQVLKVPQEGQVHQNEH; from the coding sequence ATGGAGTCATTGCTTCCCGGAATCTCATCTATTCAAAATATTCATCCGATGTTTGTCCACTTTCCGGTCGCTTTCTTTTTGGGGGCACTTGCCATGGAAGGATTGGCTCTTATCTGGCGGGCAAAATATCATGACGTCGCTTCCCGGATGCTCTATCTTGGAACGATTCTGGCTGTTGTGACACTTCCAACAGGTTTTCTGGCGATGAACAAAGTTGCCGTGTCAGACCCCCGCGGACATGATGCCCCCGGACATGATTTCATTCACATTCACGGGAATTGGATGGTCTCTGTGACCGTCGTGAGTATTCTCCTCTCCGCGTACCTCTTTTGGGTCGACAAAAAACAGAAGCAGGCGGGATTCCGCTTCGGATTCTTTTTGGGGCTATTACTCCTTTCTATCCTCCTCACGTTTGGAGCGGATCGCGGCGCCCGACTCGTTTATGAATTCGGAACAGGAATCAATCCTCAGGTTCTCAAGGTCCCTCAGGAGGGACAAGTTCATCAAAATGAACATTGA
- the cadA gene encoding cadmium-translocating P-type ATPase encodes MELVRIVSVALSAAAVWFHFWDPIGKVNVIGMAGLILGGWPIFKSAFKNMAARRMTMELSMTIAIVSAAAISEFFTALVITLFVLIAEVLEEMTVSRGRRAIRNLLEVLPNSVSVRREGEVRDINADELEVGDAVLVSPGGNIPIDGKVIGGFSYVDQSRITGESMPLEKTSGTTVYAGSINQSGLLEIRAERIGRDTSYGKIIQAVEEAEQSRAPVQRLADQLAGYLVYFALGAATLTFVITQNIYSTISVVIVAGACGIAAGTPLAILGGIGRAARLGSIIKGGLYLELLGRVDTVVLDKTGTLTFGQPKVQSVIPSPGIDPLQVIEVAAGAESRSEHPLGKAIVRYARESGCSIKEPDEFTYTPGRGIAAIFEGKTVLVGGRKLMLDHEIHIPKVPVSGLEDSEVFVARGKQFYGVITISDTVRPEAQRAIQEITRMRIRTILLTGDSRPVAQAVARQLDIKEAEADLLPEDKLDRIKSLIKNGYVVAMLGDGINDAPALAEASVGVAMGSGTDIARESADVVLIGNDFMKFTKTLVIARQTREIIWQNFAGTIIVDLLGIGLAAFGFLNPLFAAFIHVSSELVFILNSARLLQEESDKNIKK; translated from the coding sequence ATGGAATTAGTACGGATTGTATCCGTTGCTCTTTCCGCTGCAGCCGTTTGGTTCCACTTTTGGGATCCGATAGGTAAAGTAAACGTCATCGGAATGGCAGGATTAATTCTTGGGGGTTGGCCGATCTTCAAGAGTGCATTTAAGAATATGGCAGCGCGGCGTATGACCATGGAATTATCCATGACCATTGCGATCGTTTCCGCCGCAGCCATTTCAGAATTCTTTACGGCCCTTGTGATCACATTGTTCGTGTTGATCGCTGAGGTTCTAGAGGAAATGACAGTTTCTCGAGGGCGTCGAGCCATCCGTAACCTGTTGGAAGTTCTGCCCAATTCGGTATCAGTTCGTCGTGAGGGAGAAGTGCGGGATATTAATGCCGATGAACTTGAAGTGGGGGATGCGGTGCTGGTAAGTCCCGGAGGAAACATTCCGATTGACGGAAAGGTTATTGGCGGATTTTCGTACGTGGATCAGTCGCGGATCACAGGCGAATCGATGCCTCTTGAAAAAACTTCCGGGACAACAGTCTATGCCGGTTCGATAAACCAATCCGGTCTTTTAGAGATTCGTGCCGAGCGGATTGGCAGGGATACCAGCTACGGCAAGATCATTCAAGCGGTAGAAGAGGCCGAACAGTCGCGAGCTCCGGTGCAGCGTTTGGCGGATCAACTTGCTGGCTATCTGGTTTACTTCGCGCTCGGCGCTGCCACTCTGACTTTTGTTATTACACAAAATATCTATTCAACCATATCGGTGGTTATTGTTGCTGGAGCCTGTGGTATTGCTGCTGGCACGCCTCTTGCCATTCTGGGTGGAATTGGCCGTGCAGCACGGCTCGGCTCCATTATTAAAGGGGGACTTTATCTTGAACTGTTGGGCAGGGTCGATACGGTTGTGCTCGACAAAACAGGTACCCTCACTTTCGGTCAACCGAAAGTTCAGAGTGTCATTCCTTCTCCCGGCATAGATCCCCTACAGGTTATTGAAGTTGCGGCGGGAGCCGAATCCCGTTCAGAACACCCCCTTGGAAAAGCTATTGTTAGGTATGCTCGGGAATCAGGCTGTTCAATCAAAGAACCCGACGAGTTCACCTACACGCCGGGCCGGGGAATCGCAGCAATTTTTGAGGGGAAAACTGTTTTGGTGGGGGGGCGAAAGCTCATGTTGGATCACGAAATTCATATTCCGAAAGTTCCGGTGTCAGGACTGGAGGATTCAGAGGTATTCGTGGCCCGGGGAAAACAATTTTATGGGGTGATCACAATTTCCGATACAGTTCGGCCCGAAGCCCAAAGGGCAATCCAGGAAATCACTCGAATGAGAATCCGAACCATTCTCTTGACCGGAGATAGTCGACCGGTGGCCCAGGCTGTGGCCCGGCAGCTCGACATCAAGGAGGCGGAGGCCGACTTGTTGCCGGAAGATAAACTCGACCGTATTAAAAGCCTGATCAAGAACGGCTACGTCGTTGCAATGCTGGGTGATGGTATCAACGACGCGCCGGCGTTGGCCGAGGCAAGCGTAGGCGTTGCCATGGGCTCAGGCACAGACATTGCGCGCGAAAGTGCCGATGTGGTTCTTATCGGCAATGATTTCATGAAATTCACCAAGACCTTGGTGATTGCCAGACAGACCCGGGAAATTATTTGGCAAAATTTCGCCGGCACTATCATCGTTGATCTGCTGGGTATAGGCTTGGCAGCTTTTGGGTTTCTTAACCCATTGTTTGCTGCATTCATTCATGTTTCTTCGGAGTTAGTTTTTATCCTTAACTCAGCCAGACTATTGCAGGAGGAGTCTGACAAAAACATAAAAAAATAG
- a CDS encoding metal/formaldehyde-sensitive transcriptional repressor translates to MAHTIRQKTKLLNRVRRIRGQIEAVERALKDEKECTDVLHGIAAARGAINGLMAEVLEDHIRNHVADPASDPDTKRAKGAEDLIDVVRSYLK, encoded by the coding sequence ATGGCCCATACGATCCGACAAAAGACCAAGCTATTGAACCGAGTGCGTCGTATCCGGGGACAGATTGAAGCGGTAGAACGTGCCCTGAAAGATGAAAAGGAATGCACCGACGTGCTCCATGGCATTGCAGCTGCTCGCGGGGCAATTAATGGTCTCATGGCTGAAGTCCTTGAAGACCATATTCGAAATCATGTCGCAGATCCCGCAAGTGACCCTGACACCAAACGAGCAAAAGGCGCTGAAGACCTAATCGACGTTGTCCGCTCTTATCTAAAATAA
- a CDS encoding SHOCT domain-containing protein, whose amino-acid sequence MSYGMIGGGTGIWMIFGMIFWIVLIAGIVLLVIWAIQRTVGGESIRAAESALEILKKRYARGEISKEEFEEKKRDIL is encoded by the coding sequence ATGTCTTATGGAATGATAGGTGGAGGAACGGGGATCTGGATGATCTTCGGAATGATTTTTTGGATTGTTTTGATTGCAGGGATTGTCCTCCTGGTCATTTGGGCGATCCAGAGAACTGTGGGAGGTGAATCCATCAGGGCTGCAGAGTCCGCTCTGGAAATCTTGAAGAAGCGGTATGCCCGCGGGGAAATTTCAAAAGAAGAATTTGAAGAGAAAAAACGGGATATTTTATAA
- a CDS encoding copper-translocating P-type ATPase, whose translation MALESLIPVIPRTNTEWVCPMHPEIVRDAPGSCPICGMVLEPKVAMAEEEENSELIDMTRRFRVSLILSIPLVMIAMRGAIPWLQLDRIISPEILKWFELIFATPVVLWAGWPFFVRGWNSVIHWSPNMFTLIGLGVGVAYLYSLVAAILPNVFPSSFRTMNGEVGTYFEAAAVIVTLVLLGQVLELRARSRTGAAIKALLGLAPKTARRIKNDGTEADIPLEQVQKGDSLRVRPGEKIPVDGLVIEGLSSVDESMISGEPIPVEKQKGDHVIGATINGTGALIIMAEKVGAETVLAQIVRMVADAQRSRAPIQKLVDVVAAYFVEVVMAIAVITFIIWGWFGPEPRFVYALINAVAVLIIACPCALGLATPMSIMVATGKGAMVGVLFKNAEAIEILKQVDTLVVDKTGTLTEGKPKLSGIVLASGFEELSLLYFAASIERGSEHPLAAALVKGALDKGVKPGNTEGFQSMTGKGVTGKVDGHDVALGNHKLLDELNINPGELSAKAEAMRGEGQTVMFVAVDKRAVGLLGVSDPIKETTPEVIRQLHRERIKVIMVTGDSRSTAEVVAKKLGIDEVIAEVLPDQKVEVVKRFQKQGRMVAMAGDGINDAPALAQAQVGIAMGTGTDVAMESAGVTLVKGDLRGILRARLLSRATLRNIKQNLFFAFVYNALGVPVAAGILYPFMGILLSPIFAAAAMSLSSVSVVGNALRLRGAKI comes from the coding sequence ATGGCACTCGAATCGCTAATTCCTGTGATCCCAAGGACAAACACCGAGTGGGTTTGCCCAATGCATCCAGAGATCGTCCGTGACGCTCCGGGGAGTTGTCCGATTTGTGGTATGGTGCTCGAACCCAAAGTCGCCATGGCCGAGGAAGAAGAAAACTCCGAACTGATCGATATGACCCGGCGATTCCGGGTCAGTCTCATTCTTTCGATTCCCCTGGTCATGATCGCAATGCGTGGTGCGATCCCATGGCTCCAGCTGGACCGAATCATTTCTCCGGAAATTCTAAAATGGTTTGAACTCATTTTTGCGACTCCCGTCGTTCTCTGGGCGGGATGGCCTTTTTTTGTACGCGGATGGAACTCGGTTATCCACTGGAGTCCTAATATGTTTACCCTGATCGGGCTTGGCGTAGGAGTGGCTTACCTATACAGTCTGGTGGCGGCCATCCTGCCAAACGTCTTTCCTTCTTCATTCCGTACTATGAATGGTGAAGTCGGTACCTATTTTGAGGCGGCTGCGGTCATTGTGACTCTGGTACTCCTCGGGCAGGTGCTCGAGTTGAGGGCGCGCAGTCGAACCGGTGCGGCGATCAAAGCGCTTCTCGGACTGGCGCCCAAAACGGCCCGTCGCATCAAGAATGATGGCACGGAGGCCGATATTCCCCTTGAACAGGTTCAAAAGGGAGATTCCCTTCGTGTGCGCCCAGGCGAGAAGATCCCGGTCGATGGCTTAGTCATTGAGGGCCTGAGTTCCGTGGATGAATCGATGATATCCGGGGAGCCGATCCCTGTGGAGAAGCAAAAGGGCGATCATGTCATCGGCGCCACGATCAACGGGACCGGAGCTTTAATCATCATGGCTGAAAAGGTGGGGGCAGAGACCGTGTTGGCCCAAATTGTGAGAATGGTAGCGGACGCCCAGCGAAGCCGGGCCCCGATTCAGAAACTTGTCGATGTCGTCGCGGCCTATTTTGTCGAAGTCGTGATGGCTATCGCGGTCATCACCTTTATTATCTGGGGATGGTTTGGTCCTGAGCCCCGTTTTGTTTATGCGCTCATCAATGCCGTTGCCGTTCTGATCATTGCCTGCCCGTGTGCTCTCGGGCTTGCCACTCCAATGTCCATTATGGTCGCCACCGGAAAGGGAGCGATGGTCGGCGTGCTCTTCAAAAACGCTGAAGCCATAGAAATCCTGAAACAAGTGGATACCCTTGTGGTCGACAAAACGGGAACGCTGACCGAGGGAAAACCAAAACTTAGCGGGATAGTGCTTGCAAGCGGATTTGAAGAACTTTCATTGCTCTATTTTGCAGCCAGCATCGAACGGGGAAGCGAACATCCGCTGGCTGCAGCCCTCGTAAAGGGAGCTTTAGATAAGGGTGTAAAGCCTGGAAATACAGAGGGCTTTCAGTCGATGACCGGCAAAGGGGTCACAGGAAAAGTGGACGGCCATGACGTGGCGCTAGGCAACCACAAGCTTCTCGATGAGTTGAATATCAATCCAGGAGAGCTCTCTGCAAAGGCAGAAGCGATGCGAGGTGAGGGTCAGACCGTCATGTTTGTAGCAGTTGACAAAAGAGCCGTGGGTCTCCTGGGAGTCTCGGACCCAATCAAGGAGACGACCCCGGAAGTTATTCGACAGCTCCACCGCGAAAGGATCAAGGTCATCATGGTGACAGGGGATAGCCGTAGCACGGCTGAAGTGGTCGCTAAAAAACTCGGCATTGATGAGGTTATTGCGGAAGTTCTGCCTGATCAAAAAGTCGAAGTGGTCAAAAGATTCCAGAAACAAGGTCGAATGGTTGCGATGGCAGGCGATGGGATTAATGATGCGCCAGCCCTTGCCCAGGCCCAGGTGGGCATCGCCATGGGAACCGGGACCGATGTGGCTATGGAAAGTGCTGGCGTAACACTCGTGAAGGGAGATCTCCGGGGGATTCTTCGGGCGAGGCTTTTGAGCAGAGCGACGCTTCGCAATATCAAACAAAATCTCTTTTTCGCATTTGTCTATAACGCTCTTGGAGTGCCGGTTGCCGCAGGAATTCTTTATCCCTTTATGGGGATTTTACTCAGTCCGATTTTCGCGGCTGCCGCAATGAGTCTTAGCTCGGTATCCGTGGTGGGTAATGCCTTGAGATTGAGAGGCGCAAAAATTTGA
- a CDS encoding response regulator — protein MENIKILDTDPEERFDRITRLAANFYDMPISVLTLVDANRQWFKSSYGLKINETTRDISFCGHTILSDKFFIIPDALLDPRFLDNPLVTHEPFIRFYAGISLRNEEGYKIGSLAIIDRRPRNLQEENLLSLTDLAKIAETELNSAIFSKHLIERGNLLDAIVDSCPECIKLVDSEGTLVNINLIGARMMGADSLDQLIGKSIYPLVVPKDSEAFKSFVKNVVQGKTGTLEFEIKNLKGRTLFLETHGVPFRNHKNEIAGVLGVTRDITGKKRLEEELRKSMTLESLGLLAGGIAHDFNNILTGVLGNISLAKSLIDSKDQLMSRLNDAEKASMRASDLAQQLLTFAKGGAPIKRVIPIRRVIEHSVQFFLKGSNIQSQLFFQEGLWPVEADEGQISQVFQNLIINAQQAMPAGGTIRVEVKNLEIEEDGGGQILPFRKGNYIEISIQDQGPGISKDHLSKIFDPYFTTKEKGTGLGLSISYSIIDRHKGYITAESTLGAGTTFFVFLPALSQSIIPQEIKEEEAMSRGKGRVLVMDDEEGVLNVARETLKHLGYVVELAKSGTEAVKMYRNARSTSHPFDIVIVDLTVPGDIGGVETLRRLKEIDSQVKVIVSSGYSNSPALAEFKSFGFSECLRKPFRAFEVSEAVKSVLKAGRLEN, from the coding sequence TTGGAAAATATTAAGATCCTTGATACCGATCCGGAAGAAAGGTTTGACCGAATCACAAGACTGGCTGCCAACTTTTATGATATGCCGATCTCTGTCCTTACTTTGGTTGACGCTAACCGTCAGTGGTTCAAATCCAGTTACGGACTTAAAATAAATGAAACTACCCGCGATATTTCATTTTGCGGACACACAATCCTTTCCGACAAGTTTTTCATTATTCCTGATGCTTTATTAGATCCCCGATTTTTAGATAATCCTCTTGTTACACATGAACCATTTATTCGATTTTATGCCGGGATTTCCTTAAGAAATGAAGAGGGTTATAAGATTGGATCACTCGCCATCATTGATCGCCGCCCCAGAAATCTTCAAGAGGAAAATCTATTATCTTTGACCGACCTAGCTAAGATCGCAGAAACAGAATTGAATTCGGCGATTTTCTCCAAACACCTTATTGAACGGGGAAACCTCTTGGATGCCATTGTTGATTCCTGTCCCGAGTGCATAAAACTGGTTGATTCCGAAGGGACATTAGTCAATATAAACTTGATAGGAGCAAGAATGATGGGGGCTGATTCCCTTGATCAACTTATAGGTAAAAGTATTTATCCACTGGTTGTTCCAAAGGATTCTGAAGCATTTAAATCATTCGTGAAAAATGTCGTTCAGGGAAAGACCGGCACTCTAGAATTCGAAATTAAAAATCTTAAAGGAAGGACACTCTTCTTAGAAACGCACGGGGTTCCTTTCCGAAATCATAAAAATGAAATTGCAGGCGTCCTTGGAGTCACTCGTGATATTACCGGAAAGAAAAGATTAGAAGAAGAGTTACGTAAGTCGATGACTTTGGAGTCCCTGGGTCTTTTAGCCGGAGGAATTGCTCATGATTTCAACAATATTCTTACAGGAGTTCTAGGAAATATCTCCCTGGCCAAGTCCCTCATTGATTCAAAAGATCAGCTCATGAGCAGGTTAAACGATGCTGAAAAAGCGTCCATGCGCGCCTCTGACCTAGCTCAACAACTCCTCACTTTTGCCAAGGGTGGAGCTCCAATCAAAAGGGTTATTCCAATTCGGAGGGTTATAGAGCATTCAGTCCAGTTTTTCCTGAAAGGGTCCAATATCCAATCCCAGCTTTTCTTTCAAGAGGGTCTTTGGCCAGTGGAAGCCGATGAAGGACAGATTAGCCAGGTCTTTCAAAATCTCATCATAAATGCTCAACAAGCAATGCCCGCTGGTGGAACGATTAGAGTAGAAGTTAAGAACCTGGAAATCGAAGAAGATGGCGGAGGTCAAATCCTTCCGTTTAGAAAGGGTAATTATATCGAAATCTCGATCCAAGACCAAGGGCCAGGCATTTCGAAGGATCACCTTTCGAAGATTTTCGATCCCTATTTTACGACCAAGGAAAAAGGGACAGGGTTAGGTCTATCTATTTCTTATTCAATCATCGACAGGCATAAGGGTTATATCACCGCAGAATCTACTCTCGGAGCTGGCACCACTTTTTTTGTCTTCCTTCCCGCCCTTTCTCAGTCTATTATCCCTCAAGAAATAAAAGAAGAGGAGGCGATGAGTCGTGGAAAAGGGAGAGTCCTTGTCATGGACGATGAAGAAGGCGTCCTGAATGTCGCCCGAGAGACTCTCAAGCATCTTGGTTATGTGGTTGAACTAGCCAAGAGCGGAACTGAGGCAGTGAAAATGTATAGAAACGCGAGAAGTACCAGCCACCCCTTTGATATCGTCATTGTCGACCTGACAGTACCAGGAGATATTGGTGGAGTGGAGACGCTCCGAAGGCTAAAGGAGATTGATTCTCAGGTGAAAGTTATTGTATCAAGCGGTTATTCCAATAGCCCGGCATTGGCCGAATTTAAATCCTTTGGCTTTTCCGAATGTCTCAGGAAACCGTTTCGAGCTTTTGAGGTAAGCGAAGCGGTTAAGAGTGTATTGAAAGCTGGAAGATTAGAAAATTAA
- a CDS encoding copper resistance protein B — MSRETLPIASFIPTLMIATVLFVLLPVGRAYCAEDETFSLLQAYLNYGEKVEGRDVLQWDGEGWIGKDYDKLWLKSRGLSPRDHVEEAEVQALYSRYIAEYWDLQIGARRDFEPNVRNYGVLSVQGLAPYFLETSLAAFVSTEGDLSARTDIRYDLLLTQRLIAQLYFSGNIYARDMNDKKVGAGLSDIDTGIRIRFEVIREFAPYLDFNYMRLLGKTADFAMNEGRDASNFAIQAGLRFWF, encoded by the coding sequence ATGAGCCGAGAAACCCTGCCGATAGCCAGCTTCATTCCCACTCTGATGATTGCAACAGTTCTATTTGTTTTGTTACCTGTAGGACGTGCTTATTGTGCCGAAGATGAAACCTTTTCCCTTCTTCAAGCCTATCTCAATTACGGAGAAAAGGTTGAGGGGAGGGATGTTCTCCAATGGGATGGTGAAGGGTGGATCGGAAAGGATTATGACAAACTCTGGCTTAAATCAAGGGGGTTAAGTCCTCGAGACCATGTGGAAGAGGCTGAAGTGCAGGCGTTATACAGCCGATATATTGCGGAATACTGGGACCTTCAAATCGGAGCCCGCAGAGATTTCGAGCCGAATGTACGAAATTACGGTGTGTTGAGCGTACAAGGGTTGGCTCCGTATTTCCTTGAGACATCCCTTGCGGCTTTTGTCAGTACGGAAGGAGACCTGAGCGCACGGACCGATATCCGTTATGACCTTCTTTTGACCCAGAGATTAATCGCTCAACTTTACTTTAGTGGAAACATATATGCCCGGGATATGAATGACAAAAAAGTAGGCGCAGGATTGAGCGATATCGATACTGGGATCCGAATACGCTTTGAGGTTATTCGTGAATTTGCTCCTTACCTCGATTTCAACTACATGCGTTTGCTCGGGAAAACGGCCGATTTTGCCATGAATGAAGGGCGAGATGCGAGTAACTTTGCGATTCAAGCGGGATTGCGTTTCTGGTTCTAA
- a CDS encoding YHS domain-containing protein, whose protein sequence is MAKDVVCGMQVDEKKAAGTGNYKGKTYYFCSVSCKERFERNPENFIKS, encoded by the coding sequence ATGGCAAAAGATGTGGTTTGTGGTATGCAGGTTGACGAGAAAAAGGCGGCAGGGACAGGCAACTATAAAGGAAAAACGTATTATTTTTGTTCTGTTTCCTGCAAAGAGAGGTTTGAAAGAAACCCAGAGAATTTTATTAAATCATAA